The sequence below is a genomic window from Syntrophorhabdus sp..
CTTATCGGCATCAACCTTGATCGTCTTGACTTTCTTCTTAATCTTGGCCATCTTTCAATATCCCTCTCTTTTCTAAGTCTTCCGCAACGTAATCGAGATCCAGCTCATGCAGCCGTTCCTTTGTGGGAACGCCGTCCTGGTTCCAGCCCTTGAACGTATAGTACGCGGACATGAGGTTCTCCTCGATCTCGGGGAACCTTC
It includes:
- a CDS encoding aldehyde dehydrogenase, whose amino-acid sequence is LKKIVNRSRNLHRALNNRRGMSRKDEKPPQDHWKRRFPEIEENLMSAYYTFKGWNQDGVPTKERLHELDLDYVAEDLEKRGILKDGQD